From a region of the Nitrospira sp. genome:
- the rplK gene encoding 50S ribosomal protein L11 — protein sequence MAKEISALIKLQIPAGKANPAPPVGPSLGQHGVNIMEFCKQFNAKTQKEGDSIIPVVITVYKDRSFTFIMKTPPASDLLKKAAGVIKGSGVPQKDKVGQISQAQLQEIAKKKMTDLNASDLEGAMNIIAGTARSMGIVIQ from the coding sequence ATGGCGAAAGAGATTTCGGCACTGATCAAGCTGCAGATTCCGGCCGGGAAGGCTAACCCCGCGCCTCCTGTTGGCCCCTCCCTGGGTCAACATGGCGTGAACATCATGGAGTTTTGCAAGCAGTTCAACGCAAAAACTCAGAAGGAAGGGGACAGCATCATCCCGGTCGTCATTACGGTGTATAAGGACCGAAGTTTTACCTTCATTATGAAGACGCCGCCGGCGTCGGACCTGCTTAAGAAGGCGGCCGGTGTGATCAAGGGGTCAGGTGTCCCACAGAAGGATAAGGTGGGGCAGATCTCTCAGGCGCAACTTCAAGAAATCGCAAAGAAAAAAATGACGGATTTGAATGCATCCGATCTCGAAGGGGCGATGAACATCATTGCGGGCACGGCGCGCAGTATGGGCATCGTCATCCAGTAG